A window of Streptomyces sp. NBC_01142 genomic DNA:
CGCCTTGCCGACAGGGACGTCGAAGCTGCCACAGCGGCGCGTCCAGTCGGGCGAGCCCGCCAGCTCGCGAATCAACTGGATGCGTACGGGATCGGCGAGCGCGGACAGCGCGGTCACGAGGGACACCTTTTCGGGATCCGTGTGCACCGGTGCGGCGCGGTGCCCTCCGCCGCCCGCCATCTGGTCCGGCATTCCACTCTCCTCTTGCGAAGTGTTCGATGGCGATCTTACACTCCGAGTGTTCGCTTTCCATTGAACACATATCGAAGGGTGCGTGCTGCCATGCGTGCGGTCGAGTTCCACGAGTACGGCGGTCCCGAGGTACTGAAGCTCGTACAGGCCCAGATCCCCGTGCCGGGGCCGGGCCAGGTCACCATCGACGCCGTATACGCCGGCGTGAACTTCGCCGACCTCAAGGCGCGGGCCGTGGGCTACCGGGTGGAATCCCTGCCCTACGTCCCCGGCCTGGAAGTCTCGGGACGGATCCGGTCCGTCGGCCAGGGCGTCGAGGGGCTGCGGCCGGGGCAGGAAGTCGCCGCCCTCACCGGCGGCGGCGCGTACGCGGAGGTCGTGGTTGCCGAGGCCGTCACCGTCTTCCCCCTCCCGGAGGGCGTCGACCTGCGGACCGCGGCCACACTCCCCACCGTGCTGCCGTCCGCGCATGCGCTGGTGCACGAGGTGGGGCGGCTGCGCGCCGGAGAGAGCGTGCTGGTGCACGGCGCGGCAGGCGCTGTCGGCACGGTGGCCGGGCAGTTGGCCCGGGCGGCGGGCGCGGGCGCGGTGTACGGCGTGGTCTCCTCGGCGGCCAAGGCCGGGCACGCCCTCAAGTACGGCTACGACGAGGTGTTCGTGAGCGACTCCTTCACGGACGGTCTCGGCGAGGAGATCCGCCGCGCCACCGGCGGCAGGGGGGTCGACCTGGTGCTCGACCCGGTGGGTGGCGACACCCTCCGCCGCGGCATCGACGCGCTGGCCGTCTTCGGACGCCTGGTGTCCTTCGGCAACGCGAGTGGGGCAGAGCCGTGGCAGGCCGGGCCGCCCGAGCTCTATGCGCGGGGCCGTTCGGTCGCGGGTTTCTCCATCCTGGCGCTCGCCCAGTCGGCTCCCGAGGCAGTGCGATCTCTCGCCGAGCGCGCGTTCCGCACCGTCGTCGACGGAGTCGTGGAGCTTCCGGTCACCGCGGAGTTCCCTCTGTCGGAGGCGTCGGCGGCCCACACGCTGATGGGCGGGCGCACCTCCACCGGCAAGTTGCTGCTGCGGGTCGCCGACGCCGGGCCCGCTGCGGAAGGATCACCCGCATGAGGATCCTGGTCGTCGGCGCCGCAGCCACGGGAGGCTTCTCAGGCGCCCGCCTCGTCCGGGCAGGACGGGATGTCACCTTCCCGGTCCGCCCGCACCGCGCCGACACCCGCGCCGACACCCGCGCCGCGAAGATCCCCGGACAGAACACCTAGGCAGTCCACTGGTCGAAGGCCAGCTTGGCGACCAGTGAGAAGACGACGACGAGCAGCACGCCACGGACGAACTCGCTGCCCTTCCTGAGCGCCATGCGGGCGCCGAACATGCCGCCCGCCAGGTTGAACACCGCCATCACCGCGGCCAGTTGCCACATCACCGTGCCCTGGTAGGCGAACATCCCCAGCGCCCCGCCATTGGTGCAGACGTTGACGATCTTGGCGGTGGCTGAGGCGGTCACCAGGTCGAGATGGAGTACGGCGGTGAGCGCGAGGACCAGGAAGGTGCCGGTGCCGGGCCCGAACAGACCGTCGTAGAAGCCGATCCCGCCGCCGACAAGGACGATCGCCGTGATGGCGCGGGCCCGGGTGACAGGGCCTTTGCCCGTGTCCGCCGCGGTGCCGAAAGAGGGGCGCAGCATGACGAAGGCCGCGACGCCGAGCAGCACCACCATGATCACGGGGCGGAGTACGTCGCTGCTGATGCCGGCCGCGAAGAACGCGCCGCCCATCGAGCCGGCAAGGGCCGCGAGCCCGATCCGTACCGCCGTCTTCACCTGCACCGGCGCCTTGCGGACATAGGTGACGGCGGCGCCCGAGGTACCGACGATGGCAACGGCCTTGTTGGTGCCGAGGATCTGCGCGGCCGGGACCTGCGGCAGGCCGAGCAGGAGGGCGGGCAGGAGCAGCAGCCCTCCCCCGCCCACCACCGCGTCGATCCAGCCCGCCACGGCTGCGGCGAGGCAGAGGAACACGAGGGTGGTCAGCGATATGTCGGGCATGATCGCGACCCTACGAAGCGGATCGGTGTGCCGTCCATCGATCCCGGGAGAGTTGAGCGGCCTCTGAGGTTCCTGCGGCGGGCCCGCGGGGCGGGTGGGCCGCGAGCGACGAGTGGCCCGGGCAACGGCCACGGAATCCTCACTTCCCGTACCCCCGCGATCGGGTAGTGTTGCCGACTTCAGCAGTGAACGACCGAGGAGGTGGGACCCATTACCGCTGTATCAGGCTGGGTGCTCCCCCTCACGGCCGCGCGGTTCATCCGGCATTAGGTGACCGCGGGAGCGCCCTCAGGCGCCCCGGAAGGCTCTTATGTCGGCTTCACCCTCACTTCTCCCCCACTCCGTCATCGTCACCAGGCTTCGTGCCGCCGGCTGCGTATTCGCCGAGGACGAGGCGCAGTTGCTCATCTCCACGGCACGGACACCGGACGACCTCGCCACCATGGTGGACCGGCGGGTCGATGGCCTGCCCCTCGAACACGTCCTGGGCTGGGCCGAGTTCTGCGGTCTGCGGATCATGATGGACCCCGGTGTGTTCGTACCCCGGCGACGCACCGAGTTCCTCGTCGGCCGAGCCGCCGTCCTCGCCCCGCCCCGCGCCGTCGTCGTCGACCTGTGCTGCGGCTCGGGCGCGCTGGGCGCGGCACTGGCCGCGGCCCTGGACCGGGTCGAGCTGTACGCCGCCGACATCGACCCCGCCGCCGTACGGTGCGCCCGCCGCAATGTCGCTGCCGCCGGTGGCCAGGTGTACGAGGGGGATCTCTACGAGCCCCTGCCCGCCGCACTGCGGGGCCGCGTCGACGTCCTGCTCGCCAACGTGCCCTACGTACCCACCGAAGAAATCGAGCTGCTCCCCGCCGAGGCCCGCATCCACGAGGCGCGGGTGGCGCTCGACGGTGGCTCGGACGGGCTGGACGTCCTACGGCGGGTGACCGCCGCAGCGTCGCGGTGGCTGACACCGGGCGGCAGCCTGCTGTTCGAGACGAGCGAGCGCCAGGCGCCGCACGCGGTCGAAACCGTCGCCCGCAGCGGGCTGATCCCGCGCGTGGTCACTTCCGACGAGCTGTACGCCACCGTCGTCATCGCAACGAGGCCCTCGACGAAGCCCTGACCGGCGGCGCCTTCCCGTCTTCCCGGTGATCGCCGCCCGTGCCTCCTGCACCTGAGCACGGACGGCAACCAGCGGCAAGCGGCCGGCGAAGCTCAGGAGCGGGACGAAACTCAGGGGCCCAAGAAACTCAGGGGCCCAAGAAGCTCAGGGGCCCAAGAAGCTCAGGGGCGCAGGAAGTTCAGAGGCGCAGGAAGTTCAGGGCCGCGCAAAGCTCAGGGGCCCAAGAAGCTCAGGGCCGCGCAAAGCTCAGGGGCGGGGCGAAGTTTCAGGGGCGGGCGTCCAGGTACCGCAGCACCGCAAGGACCCTGCGGTGCCCCGACTCCCCCGGCGGCAGGCCCAGCTTGGTGAAGATGTTCGCGATGTGCTTCTCCACCGCCCGCTCCGACACCACGAAGCTCTCCGCGATCGAGTGGTTCGTACGGCCCTCGGCCATCAGGCCCAGCACCTCACGCTCCCGCGGCGTCAGCGTGTCCAGTGCCGAGGTGCGGCGGCTCGCGCCGAAGAGCTGGGCGACGACCTCCGGATCGAGCGCCGTGCCGCCCGACGCGACCCGCTCCAGCGCCGACACGAACTCGCCGATGTCCACGACCCGTTCCTTCAGCAGGTAGCCGACGCCCGCGCCACCGTTGCCCAGCAGCTGGGTCGCGTACCTCGTCTCCACGTACTGGGAGAAGATCAGCACCCCGACCCCCGGCCATGAGCGCCGTATCTCCACAGCCGCCCGCAGGCCCTCGTCCGTGTGGTCCGGGGGCAGCCGGATGTCGACGACCGCCGCCTGCGGGCGGTGTTCGGCGACCGCGGCCAGCAGTGAGGCCGCGTCGCCCACCGCCGCGGCCACCTCCACCCCCCGCAGGGTGAGGAGTTGGACGAGTCCCTCGCGCAGCAGCGCGGAGTCCTCGGCGATGACCACGCGCATGGGCGGCATCCTTCATCGGTCCGGGAGGCGGTACGGAAGTACGACGGTGACCACCGTAGGGCCTCCCGCCGGGCTGTCGCAGGTCAGCGCCCCGTCGACGGTACGGGCCCGGGCGAGCAGCCCGGTCAGCCCGCTGCCCGCGCCCACCGCCGCTCCCCCGCGCCCGTCGTCCCGTACGGACAGCCGCAGTTCACCGTTCCCGCACGACACCTCGATCTCCCCCTGCGTGGCGTGCGCGTGCTTGACCACGTTCGCGAGGAGTTCCGCTGCGCAGAAGTAGGCGATGGACTCCAGCGCGGGGGAAGGCCGTTCACGGATGTGTGCGGTGAGCGAGACCGGCAGGGCGACATCCGCCGCGAGCGTGGCCAGCGCCGCGTCCAGACCCTGGTCCAGGACCGGCGGATGGATGCCCCGCACCAGATGCCGCAGATCCGCGACCGCCTGCGTCGCGTTCGTACGGGCCGTCTCCACCACGCCCAGCACCCGCTCCCGGTCCGCGTCCGCCGCGATCAGCTCGCCGATCAGGGTCAGGTGCATCCCGAGCCCGACGAGCCGCACCTGCGTGCCGTCGTGCAGGTCCCGCTCGATGCGGCGCAGGGTCGCCGCCGCGTCGTCGACGGCCAGCGCCCGGGTCTCCTCCAGTGTGCGAATGCGCCGGCCCGTCCCGTCCGGGCCGAGCAGGGAGCTCAGCATCAGCCGGTGCGGGACGAGGGCGTGGCGCAGCAGCCAGGGAGCGGCGTACAGCAGCAGCGCGCCCGCCGCGACGACCGCGAGCCACCGTGGCCAGGAGTCGAACTGCACGCCGAAGAACTGGAGCGACACCTGGCGTACGGAGCCGTCCGGCTCGCGCACGGTCGTGTAGTTCCAGTGCTTGAGGATCGGATGGAGAAGGAACAGCAGCCCGTATACACAGCCGGCCACCACGGCGGCGAACGGCAGCACTGCGGTCAGCGGCGCGGCCAGCGCGCATCGGACCGCGCGCCACCCGGCCCGGTCCCCCAGCACCGCCCGCCGCCAGCCGAACGCCCCCGGCTCGTCGCGTCGTACGGGCGGCTCGATGTCGAGCCCGAGCAGGGCGCGGGCAAGCGTGCGCTGGAGCGCGCCGAGGGCCAGCGCGCCGCGCACGCTCAGGGCGATCAGCCACGGCCCGAGCGGCGTCACCGACAGCAGGCCGCCCACCAGCAGCCCGACGAGGACGAGCAGCATGCCCACCAGGGCGAGGGGCAGTGCCAGGAGGGCGTAGAGGAGGGCACGCAGTCGATGCATGAGGCTCAACCTAGAACTGACCTAGAACTGGTGGATGATGGGGACGGACAGGACGGAGCACAGCGCGGCGATGCCCAGCGCGATCCCGGTGGTCCGCAAGAGTCCGGAGCGGTCCGTGCCGAGGAGGCCGGTGACCAGCCGCGCCTGCACCGTGGTGAACCCCTTGACGACCCACGGTGTGAGGAACAGGAAGGGCACGCCGCCGCTGATTCCGTGCACGGCCCAGGCGCCGGCCATGGTGGGGCCGCCCCACGACTGGGTGGGGTCGTTGTCGGGCCGCAGTGGAAAGCCGAGGTTGATCGCCACGACCAGCCAGAAATAGCAGGTGACCGTGGCTGCTGCGACATTGATCGGCAGGCTGATCACCGCGTGCGCGAGGGCGAGCGGGCCGGTGCGGGCCGGCTCCCCGGTCTCCAGTCCGAGAAGTCGCCCGGCGAGCCCCCGCTGTATGCGCCCGGCCGGGCCGCCGACGAGGGCGAGGGGGATGCACAGGATGCCGACCGGAAGGGCGAGCACGACGTACGCGACCCTCTTCCAGGTGTCGGCCGTAAAAGGGGCGCGGAGGATCTCGCGCGTCCGGCTCTCGACGGCCGGCGGCTGCTGTGTGGTGTCCATGCGCCAAGGTTCCCGCCCGGGCGGCCCCGCATCGATCGTGCCAGTACGGAGGTGGCAGGTGGGGTAAACCGAACCCCCGCCGCCCTCACACCCGAGCCCCCGGCATGCTGAGGGCAGCGTTCCCCGCGGGAAACAGACGGGGACCTGCCGGGTAACACCGACGACGCACGCTGCAGGCATGGCTTCAGAGATCGTGGTGATCGGCGGCGGGACGGCGGGCGCACAGCTGGCGCGCCGGCTCGGCGGCGCGGGCATCTCCGTCACCGTTCTCGGCGAGGAGCCGCACGCCCCGTACAACCGGGTGCTGCTCGCGGAGGTCCTCGCCGGGCGGTACGGCCCCGAGGTGATCGCTCTGCCCGAGGTGCCGGTACGGCGCGGTGTGCGGGCGACCTCCATCGACCGGGACCTGCGGCTGGTGCACTGCGCGGACGGCACCTCGGTTCCGTACGAGCGGCTGGTGCTCGCGACCGGCTCCAACCCGGTGCTGCCGCCGCTGCGCGGAATCTCCGGCGGGCTGCCCGACGGCGTGCATCCCTTCCGTACTCTCGACGACTGCGCGGCGCTGTCGGCGGCCGTACGACCGGGCATCCGCGCGGTCGTCGTCGGCGGCGGGCTGCTCGGTGTCTCGGCAGCCCGCGCCCTGGCCTCGCGCGGCGCCAAGGTGGTGCTCGCCCAGCAGGGCGAGCACCTCATGGAGCGCCAACTCGACGTTTCCGCGTCGGTGTTGCTGCGTGACCACCTCGAAGCGCTGGGTGTGGAGATCCACACGGAGTGCCGCGTACGCGGCCTGCACGGCACGAACGTCGAGCTCGCCGACGGGTACGTCCTCGCCTCCGAACTCGTCGTGCTGGCATGCGGCGTACGTCCCCGGGTCACCCTTGCGCTGGACGCCGGGCTGGACGTCCGCAAAGGCATCGTCGTCGA
This region includes:
- a CDS encoding zinc-binding dehydrogenase, yielding MRAVEFHEYGGPEVLKLVQAQIPVPGPGQVTIDAVYAGVNFADLKARAVGYRVESLPYVPGLEVSGRIRSVGQGVEGLRPGQEVAALTGGGAYAEVVVAEAVTVFPLPEGVDLRTAATLPTVLPSAHALVHEVGRLRAGESVLVHGAAGAVGTVAGQLARAAGAGAVYGVVSSAAKAGHALKYGYDEVFVSDSFTDGLGEEIRRATGGRGVDLVLDPVGGDTLRRGIDALAVFGRLVSFGNASGAEPWQAGPPELYARGRSVAGFSILALAQSAPEAVRSLAERAFRTVVDGVVELPVTAEFPLSEASAAHTLMGGRTSTGKLLLRVADAGPAAEGSPA
- a CDS encoding NAD(P)/FAD-dependent oxidoreductase, which translates into the protein MASEIVVIGGGTAGAQLARRLGGAGISVTVLGEEPHAPYNRVLLAEVLAGRYGPEVIALPEVPVRRGVRATSIDRDLRLVHCADGTSVPYERLVLATGSNPVLPPLRGISGGLPDGVHPFRTLDDCAALSAAVRPGIRAVVVGGGLLGVSAARALASRGAKVVLAQQGEHLMERQLDVSASVLLRDHLEALGVEIHTECRVRGLHGTNVELADGYVLASELVVLACGVRPRVTLALDAGLDVRKGIVVDDELRTSDPCIHAIGDCAEHAGVVQGLAGPALEQADVLASVLTGTAARYTGTRALTRLTLTGEGAASAGPLDLAAFGDPTPRPGDDVVQLADATRGAYRKVVVRGDRLVGGVLLGDLAAVGALARAWEGDEALPDSVPLLHLLTNDGGL
- a CDS encoding response regulator transcription factor gives rise to the protein MRVVIAEDSALLREGLVQLLTLRGVEVAAAVGDAASLLAAVAEHRPQAAVVDIRLPPDHTDEGLRAAVEIRRSWPGVGVLIFSQYVETRYATQLLGNGGAGVGYLLKERVVDIGEFVSALERVASGGTALDPEVVAQLFGASRRTSALDTLTPREREVLGLMAEGRTNHSIAESFVVSERAVEKHIANIFTKLGLPPGESGHRRVLAVLRYLDARP
- a CDS encoding sensor domain-containing protein, with amino-acid sequence MHRLRALLYALLALPLALVGMLLVLVGLLVGGLLSVTPLGPWLIALSVRGALALGALQRTLARALLGLDIEPPVRRDEPGAFGWRRAVLGDRAGWRAVRCALAAPLTAVLPFAAVVAGCVYGLLFLLHPILKHWNYTTVREPDGSVRQVSLQFFGVQFDSWPRWLAVVAAGALLLYAAPWLLRHALVPHRLMLSSLLGPDGTGRRIRTLEETRALAVDDAAATLRRIERDLHDGTQVRLVGLGMHLTLIGELIAADADRERVLGVVETARTNATQAVADLRHLVRGIHPPVLDQGLDAALATLAADVALPVSLTAHIRERPSPALESIAYFCAAELLANVVKHAHATQGEIEVSCGNGELRLSVRDDGRGGAAVGAGSGLTGLLARARTVDGALTCDSPAGGPTVVTVVLPYRLPDR
- a CDS encoding 2-dehydropantoate 2-reductase N-terminal domain-containing protein, with protein sequence MRILVVGAAATGGFSGARLVRAGRDVTFPVRPHRADTRADTRAAKIPGQNT
- a CDS encoding helix-turn-helix transcriptional regulator, with product MPDQMAGGGGHRAAPVHTDPEKVSLVTALSALADPVRIQLIRELAGSPDWTRRCGSFDVPVGKAAISHHFTVLRGAGLVEQRDEGPKRVNRLRRGEFDARFPGLLDLVLRPDSLD
- a CDS encoding TSUP family transporter, translating into MPDISLTTLVFLCLAAAVAGWIDAVVGGGGLLLLPALLLGLPQVPAAQILGTNKAVAIVGTSGAAVTYVRKAPVQVKTAVRIGLAALAGSMGGAFFAAGISSDVLRPVIMVVLLGVAAFVMLRPSFGTAADTGKGPVTRARAITAIVLVGGGIGFYDGLFGPGTGTFLVLALTAVLHLDLVTASATAKIVNVCTNGGALGMFAYQGTVMWQLAAVMAVFNLAGGMFGARMALRKGSEFVRGVLLVVVFSLVAKLAFDQWTA
- a CDS encoding putative protein N(5)-glutamine methyltransferase produces the protein MSASPSLLPHSVIVTRLRAAGCVFAEDEAQLLISTARTPDDLATMVDRRVDGLPLEHVLGWAEFCGLRIMMDPGVFVPRRRTEFLVGRAAVLAPPRAVVVDLCCGSGALGAALAAALDRVELYAADIDPAAVRCARRNVAAAGGQVYEGDLYEPLPAALRGRVDVLLANVPYVPTEEIELLPAEARIHEARVALDGGSDGLDVLRRVTAAASRWLTPGGSLLFETSERQAPHAVETVARSGLIPRVVTSDELYATVVIATRPSTKP